In Hwangdonia lutea, a single window of DNA contains:
- the feoB gene encoding ferrous iron transport protein B, which translates to MSKQINVALIGNPNTGKTSVFNALTGLNQKVGNYPGITVEKKEGICKLPRGVKAHIIDLPGTYSLNASSLDENVVIELLLNKNDKDFPDIAVVVSDVENLKRNLLLFTQIKDLEIPTVLVINMADRMNYKGISLDIPYLEKHLETKIALVSTRKNQGVDHLKDLIANYKDVSVTPCIDASEIDAEYFGNLKKAFPNQLLYKLWLVITQDVNFGKTDRNEIEAIASFKTKSESELKRLQQKETIKRYQFINNVLKKGQTIDASQAKDLRARLDRVLTHKVWGYLIFFVILLTIFQAIYDWSSVPMDFIDSVFASLSEWTNDKLPAGAFTNLLADGIIPGLGGIVIFIPQIAFLFLFIAVLEESGYMSRVVFLMDRVMRRFGLSGKSVVPLISGTACAIPAIMATRNIESWKERLITILVTPFTTCSARLPVYLIIIALVIPDERFLGLSYQALTLMLLYLIGFGTAVFSAYILNKILKIKSKSFFVVEMPNYKLPLIKNVALTVVEKTKAFVFGAGKIILAISIVLWFLASYGPGEDFNNAENIVKAEYASENLTEDELHQHIASYKLEHSFIGITGRAIEPAIRPLGYDWKIGIAIVSSFAAREVFVGTLATIYSVGSDEEETIKNRMAGEVNPILGGPLFNFASGISLLLFYAFAMQCMSTLAIVKKETNSWKWPMWQLIIMSAFAYVVALIAFQLLK; encoded by the coding sequence ATGAGTAAGCAAATAAATGTAGCCTTAATAGGTAACCCAAATACTGGCAAGACCTCGGTTTTTAACGCACTTACAGGATTAAACCAAAAAGTGGGCAACTACCCCGGTATTACCGTCGAAAAAAAAGAAGGTATTTGCAAATTGCCACGCGGTGTAAAAGCGCATATTATCGATTTACCCGGTACCTATAGTTTAAACGCCTCATCACTTGATGAAAATGTTGTAATTGAGCTTCTGCTTAATAAAAACGACAAAGATTTCCCCGATATCGCCGTGGTTGTAAGCGATGTGGAAAACCTTAAAAGAAACCTATTACTGTTTACCCAAATTAAAGATTTAGAAATTCCAACGGTGCTTGTTATTAATATGGCAGACCGGATGAATTACAAAGGCATTTCTTTAGATATTCCCTATTTAGAAAAACATTTAGAAACCAAAATTGCCTTGGTAAGTACTAGAAAAAACCAAGGCGTCGATCATTTAAAAGATTTAATTGCCAATTATAAAGATGTTTCGGTAACGCCTTGTATAGATGCTTCAGAAATTGATGCAGAATATTTTGGCAACCTAAAAAAAGCGTTTCCAAACCAATTATTATACAAGTTATGGTTGGTTATTACACAGGATGTGAATTTTGGAAAAACGGACAGAAATGAAATTGAAGCCATCGCTAGCTTTAAAACAAAAAGCGAAAGTGAATTAAAACGGTTACAGCAAAAAGAAACCATTAAGCGCTACCAGTTTATAAACAACGTGCTTAAAAAAGGACAAACCATTGATGCGTCTCAAGCCAAAGATTTACGCGCAAGATTAGACCGGGTTTTAACCCATAAAGTATGGGGCTATCTTATTTTCTTTGTTATTTTACTCACTATTTTCCAAGCTATTTACGATTGGTCCAGCGTACCAATGGACTTTATTGATAGTGTTTTTGCCTCCTTAAGCGAATGGACAAACGATAAATTACCTGCCGGGGCTTTTACCAATCTATTAGCCGATGGCATTATTCCAGGTCTAGGCGGCATCGTTATATTTATTCCACAAATCGCCTTTTTATTTCTATTTATTGCTGTGCTGGAAGAAAGTGGATATATGAGTCGGGTAGTGTTTTTAATGGACCGCGTTATGCGTCGTTTTGGTTTAAGCGGAAAAAGTGTAGTACCCCTAATTTCTGGTACCGCCTGTGCTATTCCCGCTATTATGGCAACCCGTAATATTGAAAGTTGGAAAGAGCGCCTAATCACCATTTTAGTAACCCCATTTACAACCTGTTCGGCACGACTTCCTGTGTACCTCATTATTATTGCCTTGGTAATTCCTGATGAACGATTTTTAGGTTTAAGCTACCAAGCGCTAACCTTAATGCTTTTATATCTTATTGGTTTTGGCACTGCGGTGTTTTCGGCCTATATTTTAAACAAAATCTTGAAGATAAAAAGCAAGTCGTTTTTTGTGGTTGAAATGCCTAATTACAAGCTTCCTTTAATTAAAAATGTGGCTTTAACGGTCGTTGAAAAAACAAAAGCCTTCGTATTTGGTGCCGGTAAAATTATTCTTGCCATATCAATCGTACTGTGGTTTTTAGCTTCTTATGGCCCCGGGGAAGATTTTAACAATGCCGAAAATATTGTAAAAGCGGAATATGCCTCGGAAAATTTAACTGAAGATGAATTGCATCAACACATCGCATCGTATAAGTTAGAACATTCGTTTATTGGTATTACCGGAAGAGCTATAGAGCCCGCAATTCGCCCGTTGGGTTACGATTGGAAAATTGGCATTGCCATTGTAAGTAGTTTTGCCGCTCGCGAGGTGTTTGTAGGAACGCTGGCAACCATTTACAGTGTAGGAAGTGATGAAGAAGAAACTATTAAAAACCGAATGGCGGGAGAGGTAAACCCCATTTTAGGCGGACCATTATTTAATTTTGCATCGGGCATTTCGCTGTTGCTATTTTACGCTTTTGCCATGCAATGTATGAGTACGCTTGCCATTGTAAAAAAAGAAACAAACAGTTGGAAATGGCCCATGTGGCAACTCATCATTATGAGTGCTTTCGCCTATGTGGTAGCATTAATCGCTTTTCAACTTTTAAAATAA
- a CDS encoding OmpA family protein — MIKKITLEVLTLVLVASCVSPKVYKELESKYANLKQENRKLSDENDALLNAKNTAENELKQLTAAYNEAVAERDKLQADYNATKTNLDNLRASYTALEKNSSASIAENSKKNRELLAQLEAKEQALAAENARLAKLKKELQQRSDRVAELESVIASKDAAMTALKNAISRALTDFEGKGLTVEQRDGKVYVSMENKLLFSSGSWAVGAEGRRAVQQLGSVLGVNPDIAVLIEGHTDNAPYQGSGNLSGNWDLSTKRATAIVNILRENPSINPENLTAAGRGEFAPIATNDTPEGKAKNRRIEVILTPKLDELSKLLNEH; from the coding sequence ATGATTAAAAAAATCACATTAGAAGTATTAACCTTAGTGCTGGTAGCTTCTTGCGTATCGCCTAAAGTATACAAAGAATTAGAAAGCAAGTATGCCAATTTAAAACAGGAAAACCGAAAACTTTCAGATGAAAACGATGCCCTTTTAAACGCAAAAAACACAGCTGAAAACGAACTAAAACAGCTTACAGCAGCCTATAATGAAGCAGTTGCTGAACGCGATAAACTACAAGCCGATTACAATGCCACGAAAACTAATTTAGATAATTTAAGAGCTTCGTATACGGCCTTAGAGAAAAATAGTTCGGCTTCAATTGCCGAAAACTCCAAGAAAAACAGAGAGTTATTAGCGCAATTAGAAGCCAAGGAACAAGCATTGGCAGCCGAAAACGCACGTTTGGCAAAACTTAAAAAAGAGTTGCAACAACGCTCCGACCGTGTCGCAGAATTAGAAAGTGTAATCGCCTCGAAAGACGCAGCAATGACCGCACTTAAGAATGCCATTTCAAGAGCCTTAACCGATTTTGAGGGCAAAGGATTAACCGTTGAACAGCGCGACGGAAAAGTATACGTATCCATGGAAAACAAGCTATTGTTCAGTTCAGGAAGTTGGGCAGTGGGCGCCGAGGGTCGTAGAGCGGTTCAGCAATTAGGTAGTGTATTGGGCGTTAATCCAGACATCGCCGTTTTAATAGAAGGCCACACCGATAATGCACCCTATCAAGGTAGCGGAAACTTAAGCGGCAACTGGGACCTGTCTACCAAACGCGCCACGGCCATTGTAAATATTCTTAGAGAAAACCCATCCATAAACCCTGAAAATTTAACTGCCGCCGGTCGTGGCGAATTTGCGCCAATTGCAACAAACGACACACCCGAAGGCAAAGCAAAAAACAGACGAATCGAAGTTATTCTAACACCAAAGTTAGATGAACTCTCTAAATTGCTAAACGAGCATTAA
- a CDS encoding FeoB-associated Cys-rich membrane protein — MNTIIQNILAFSVLAFAIRFLVLKFVWKPKKKTAKACGGDDGCGCH, encoded by the coding sequence ATGAATACCATAATACAAAACATATTAGCTTTTTCGGTGCTCGCTTTTGCGATTAGGTTTTTAGTGCTCAAATTTGTTTGGAAGCCAAAAAAGAAAACAGCCAAAGCTTGCGGTGGCGACGATGGTTGCGGCTGCCATTAA
- a CDS encoding metal ABC transporter solute-binding protein, Zn/Mn family has protein sequence MKKNILIVFILAIIFSCKNNKKENGKLNIVTTTTMITDLVKNIGGDYVNVEGLMGSGVDPHLYKASEGDVSKLVNADIIFYNGLHLEGKLVEIFEKMESQTKTPIALAEEIDKNTLIGSDYFASNYDPHVWFNIAYFKQFASKVASVLSEKDPKNAANYNENEKQYLAKLDTLQSKIQGIIETLPKEKRILVTAHDAFNYFGKSYGFEVVGLQGLSTATEAGVQDVQKLAAFIIDKNVKAIFVESSVPKRTIEALQAAVNSKGHKVEIGGTLYSDALGNDGTVEGTYIGMFEYNVNTIVSALK, from the coding sequence ATGAAGAAAAACATACTTATAGTATTCATTTTAGCAATAATCTTTAGTTGTAAAAACAATAAAAAAGAAAACGGCAAACTCAACATTGTCACCACAACAACAATGATTACCGATTTGGTAAAAAACATTGGTGGCGACTATGTAAATGTTGAAGGTTTAATGGGAAGCGGTGTCGATCCGCATCTCTACAAAGCCAGCGAAGGCGATGTGTCGAAATTGGTAAATGCCGATATTATTTTTTATAACGGATTACACCTTGAAGGTAAATTGGTTGAAATCTTCGAAAAAATGGAAAGCCAAACAAAAACACCTATTGCTTTAGCCGAAGAGATTGATAAAAACACCTTAATTGGTTCCGATTATTTTGCATCAAATTACGACCCACACGTTTGGTTTAATATCGCGTACTTTAAACAATTTGCCAGCAAAGTGGCTTCGGTATTATCTGAAAAAGACCCAAAAAATGCAGCCAACTATAATGAAAATGAAAAGCAGTATTTAGCGAAATTAGATACACTGCAGAGCAAAATTCAAGGCATCATTGAAACCCTTCCAAAAGAAAAAAGGATATTAGTTACGGCACATGATGCTTTTAATTATTTTGGAAAAAGTTATGGTTTCGAAGTGGTTGGCTTACAAGGATTGTCAACAGCCACCGAAGCTGGCGTTCAAGATGTTCAAAAATTAGCAGCTTTCATTATTGATAAAAATGTAAAAGCTATTTTTGTTGAGAGCTCTGTGCCCAAGCGTACCATTGAAGCGTTGCAAGCCGCCGTGAACTCAAAAGGGCATAAGGTAGAAATTGGAGGTACCTTATATTCTGATGCCTTGGGCAATGACGGAACGGTTGAAGGCACTTATATTGGCATGTTCGAATATAATGTAAATACGATTGTGAGTGCTTTGAAATGA
- a CDS encoding metal ABC transporter ATP-binding protein encodes MESKQNIAVQVDDLTVAYNYKPVLWDIDLEIPEGVLMAIVGPNGAGKSTLIKAVLGILKPIAGSVTIYGKPYDEQRKLVAYVPQKGSVDWDFPTTALDVVMMGTYGSLGWIKRPRQKEKKAALEALEKVGMLSFKGRQISQLSGGQQQRIFLARALVQNASIYFMDEPFQGVDASTEIAIINILKALRKAGKTVIVVHHDLQTVPEYFDWVTFLNVKKIATGPVKDIFNDDNLTKTYGINYKVSIQE; translated from the coding sequence ATGGAGTCTAAACAGAACATCGCAGTACAAGTAGACGATTTAACCGTAGCCTACAACTACAAACCCGTACTTTGGGATATCGATTTAGAAATCCCAGAAGGGGTGCTTATGGCTATTGTCGGGCCAAATGGCGCAGGAAAATCTACGCTAATAAAAGCAGTTTTGGGCATTTTAAAACCCATTGCCGGTAGTGTTACTATTTACGGAAAACCATATGATGAGCAACGCAAATTGGTCGCTTACGTACCCCAAAAAGGCAGTGTGGATTGGGATTTTCCAACCACCGCTTTGGATGTTGTGATGATGGGGACTTACGGCAGTTTGGGCTGGATAAAACGTCCGCGGCAAAAAGAGAAAAAAGCAGCACTTGAAGCCTTAGAAAAAGTAGGCATGCTATCTTTTAAAGGGAGACAAATAAGTCAGCTTTCCGGCGGACAACAACAGCGTATTTTTTTGGCGCGGGCCTTGGTACAAAATGCATCTATTTATTTTATGGACGAACCCTTTCAGGGTGTTGATGCCTCAACCGAAATAGCGATTATCAATATTTTAAAAGCACTGCGAAAAGCCGGAAAAACAGTTATTGTAGTGCATCACGATTTGCAAACCGTTCCAGAATATTTTGATTGGGTAACCTTTTTAAATGTGAAAAAAATTGCAACAGGTCCAGTTAAGGATATTTTTAACGACGATAACTTAACCAAAACCTACGGCATTAATTACAAAGTGAGTATTCAGGAGTAG
- a CDS encoding transporter, translated as MKPTKSNLFFGLTFFASTFLWAQEKKELAPLITDRPDQTESPNVVPKRFLQVETGTSYESFKTNNIKTEDFTFNTTLVRYGLLDNLELRLGWDFVEGKTKINGNTLNNISSGFNPLLLGVKTSIAKENGCFPEIGLLGHLYLPFTASTDYKPETTGVDFRLAFAHTLSENTSLSYNLGAAWGNDSPEASYVYTIAFGQSITNKLGAYAELYGDLPENSKANHLWDAGLTYLINNNVQLDATVGSSITKGQDILISAGVSFRIPSNQN; from the coding sequence ATGAAACCAACTAAAAGCAACCTATTTTTTGGCTTAACTTTTTTTGCTTCCACTTTTTTATGGGCTCAAGAAAAAAAAGAGCTAGCGCCTTTAATTACAGATAGACCAGATCAAACCGAGTCGCCAAATGTAGTCCCCAAAAGATTTTTGCAAGTAGAAACAGGGACATCCTACGAGTCGTTTAAAACCAATAATATAAAGACCGAAGATTTTACGTTTAATACAACTTTAGTGCGATATGGGCTTTTGGATAATTTAGAATTGCGTTTAGGTTGGGATTTTGTTGAAGGCAAAACCAAGATAAACGGAAACACTTTAAACAACATTTCAAGCGGATTTAACCCGCTGTTGTTAGGTGTTAAAACTAGTATCGCCAAAGAAAACGGATGCTTCCCGGAAATAGGTTTATTGGGGCATTTGTATTTACCCTTTACAGCAAGTACAGATTATAAACCAGAAACTACAGGTGTCGATTTTAGGCTTGCGTTTGCACATACACTTAGCGAAAACACAAGTTTATCTTATAACCTCGGGGCAGCTTGGGGCAACGATTCTCCTGAGGCTTCTTACGTTTACACTATTGCATTCGGACAAAGTATTACAAATAAATTGGGCGCTTACGCGGAATTGTACGGCGATTTGCCAGAAAACAGTAAAGCCAACCATTTATGGGACGCGGGCCTAACTTATTTAATTAACAACAATGTGCAATTGGATGCCACCGTTGGCTCTAGCATTACCAAAGGACAAGACATATTAATAAGTGCTGGAGTAAGTTTTAGAATTCCATCAAATCAAAATTAA
- a CDS encoding metal-dependent transcriptional regulator, which yields MSIAVENFVKAIYKNDKNDSNDTKPGNIAKKLGISNAAATDMAKKLATRDLLHYEKYQELKLTEKGTKMALNVVRKHRLWESLLFRMFDMSLHEIHRESELLEHQTSDFLANKISEYLGNPKFDPHGDPIPNAQGEITTEDHSIALANTQEGKTYTISRLMSDDKEFFDFCALNGLKYGNTIVVTKQFSKNKMTQILINNNTIILNQDFTNIIYVNETN from the coding sequence ATGTCTATAGCTGTAGAGAATTTTGTAAAAGCCATTTACAAAAACGACAAGAATGATAGTAATGATACCAAACCTGGTAATATTGCCAAAAAACTGGGCATATCCAATGCGGCTGCCACCGATATGGCTAAGAAACTAGCGACTAGAGACTTACTACATTACGAGAAATACCAAGAGTTAAAGCTTACGGAAAAAGGCACGAAAATGGCGCTTAATGTGGTGCGGAAACATCGGCTTTGGGAGTCTTTGTTATTTAGAATGTTCGATATGTCATTACACGAAATTCATAGAGAATCTGAATTATTAGAACATCAAACCTCCGATTTTTTAGCCAATAAAATCAGTGAATATCTGGGCAATCCTAAGTTCGATCCGCATGGCGATCCCATACCGAATGCTCAAGGCGAAATTACAACCGAAGACCACTCGATTGCTCTTGCAAACACCCAAGAAGGGAAAACCTACACCATATCGAGATTAATGAGTGACGATAAAGAATTCTTTGACTTTTGCGCACTAAACGGATTGAAATACGGAAACACCATTGTGGTTACCAAACAATTCAGTAAAAATAAAATGACTCAAATTTTAATAAATAACAACACCATTATTTTAAACCAAGATTTTACAAATATTATTTATGTTAATGAAACCAACTAA
- a CDS encoding aldo/keto reductase, with product MKYTTLPNTNIKISKICLGTMTWGNQNNQNDGFAQMDYALEQGVNFWDTAEMYAVPASPETYGTTETIIGNWFAKTGHRDKVVLASKIAGNGDYTAHIRTNGFAPEALKEAVDNSLKRLQTDYIDLYQLHWPERDTNYFGIRDYKHNSENAWQDNFNEILHTFDGIIKSGKIRHIGISNEKAWGTMRYLEESKAHNLPRMATIQNPYSLLNRTFEGDLAEVSIRENIGLLAYSPMAFGVLSGKYIKGTAADNARLKLFPRFGRYTNPQATEATKKYLKIAEDNNMSLAQMSLAFVTQQPFVTSNIIGATNVEQLKENINSINMVLSDEILAQINEVHDTIPNPAP from the coding sequence ATGAAATACACAACACTACCAAATACAAATATAAAAATCAGTAAAATTTGCCTGGGCACCATGACTTGGGGAAACCAAAACAACCAAAACGACGGCTTTGCACAAATGGACTATGCCTTGGAGCAAGGTGTAAACTTTTGGGATACAGCCGAAATGTATGCCGTTCCAGCAAGCCCAGAAACCTACGGTACTACCGAAACCATTATTGGCAATTGGTTTGCAAAAACTGGTCATCGCGATAAAGTGGTTTTAGCCTCAAAAATAGCCGGTAATGGCGATTATACAGCACACATTCGTACCAATGGTTTTGCGCCAGAAGCGCTCAAAGAGGCTGTCGACAACAGTTTAAAACGTTTACAAACCGATTATATTGATTTATATCAGTTGCACTGGCCAGAACGCGACACCAATTACTTTGGAATTAGAGATTACAAACATAATTCGGAAAACGCATGGCAAGATAATTTTAACGAAATCCTGCATACGTTTGATGGCATTATTAAATCAGGTAAAATTCGACACATAGGTATTTCAAACGAAAAAGCTTGGGGAACCATGCGTTATTTAGAAGAATCCAAAGCGCATAATTTACCCAGAATGGCAACCATTCAAAATCCGTATTCCTTATTAAACAGAACATTCGAAGGCGATTTGGCCGAAGTTTCCATCCGTGAAAATATTGGTTTATTGGCTTATTCACCCATGGCATTTGGCGTGCTATCCGGAAAATACATAAAAGGAACCGCAGCAGATAATGCGCGTTTAAAACTGTTTCCAAGATTTGGGCGTTATACAAACCCGCAAGCCACCGAGGCTACTAAAAAGTATTTAAAAATAGCTGAAGATAACAACATGAGTTTAGCCCAAATGAGTTTGGCATTTGTCACTCAACAACCCTTTGTAACCAGCAATATTATTGGGGCTACCAATGTTGAACAACTCAAGGAAAATATTAACAGTATTAATATGGTTTTAAGTGATGAGATTCTAGCTCAAATTAATGAGGTACATGACACCATTCCTAATCCTGCGCCTTAA
- a CDS encoding FeoA family protein, producing the protein MQDTIANLKRGERAIITDVSSIHIPLKLLEMGCLPGNPVQLLQVAPFADPMYLNINGTHLAIRKETAIHILIEKIADE; encoded by the coding sequence TTGCAAGATACAATAGCAAATTTGAAACGCGGAGAACGAGCCATTATTACTGATGTTTCGTCCATTCACATCCCTTTAAAACTTTTAGAAATGGGATGTTTACCAGGGAACCCTGTACAACTTTTACAGGTTGCTCCGTTTGCAGATCCTATGTATTTAAACATAAACGGCACGCATTTAGCGATAAGAAAAGAAACGGCTATTCATATTTTAATAGAAAAAATAGCAGATGAGTAA
- a CDS encoding S9 family peptidase, translated as MNRVIVFLVSVLLLNTVYGQIKKEPFQPLDVFELEWASDPQISPDGTQIVYKRNGFDIMKDKSKGNLWIINIDGSSHKKLTSREVNESQASWSPTGDRIAFTSATEEGSELYMYWVDSGHIAKLSQLEKSPSSLTWSPDGKQLAFTMFVSQKAPVVIKMPAKPKGATWAKPARITDRLKHEADGKGYMEPGFTHIFTIPAEGGTARQITSGNYNHSGNFSFSPNGKTIYFSANRSDNWEYEFRNSEVYKVNIETKNITTLTSQTGPDYSPKVSPDGKTIAFLSYKDKVQAFQTMQLNVMNTDGSNRRIISSSLDRSVSNISWDNSGKGLYFTYDDKGNSKIAHITTSGRITKLADNMGGTTIGRPYASGSYSVSNNGTIVFTKSTPNYPAELAVIQNKKSVKKITNLNADILDYRQLGQTEEVWYKSSFDGRDVQGWIVKPPFYDASKKYPLLVENHGGPILNYGDRFTAEIQLYAAEGYVVFYPNPRGSTSYGEEFANLLYNNYPGEDYNDVMDGVDYLVEKGIVDNNKLFVTGGSAGGIMTTWIIGKNYRFKAAVVAKPVINWISKTLVADNYYGYANSRYPGQPWENFETYWKFSPISLVGNIETPTMVMVGMNDLRTPPSEAKQLYHALKLRKIETVLVEIPGASHGIASKPSNLISKVAHTLAWFKKYNE; from the coding sequence ATGAATCGTGTTATTGTCTTTCTAGTTTCAGTCTTATTGTTAAATACTGTATATGGACAGATTAAAAAAGAACCATTTCAGCCTTTGGATGTTTTTGAGTTAGAGTGGGCCTCAGACCCTCAAATTTCACCTGATGGAACACAAATTGTTTACAAAAGAAATGGGTTTGATATTATGAAAGATAAGTCTAAAGGAAATCTTTGGATTATAAATATCGATGGCTCGTCGCACAAAAAATTAACCTCCCGGGAAGTTAACGAATCGCAAGCAAGTTGGTCGCCCACGGGCGATAGGATTGCATTTACAAGCGCCACTGAAGAAGGCTCAGAGCTATATATGTATTGGGTTGATTCGGGGCACATTGCAAAACTGTCCCAACTGGAAAAGTCACCATCTTCATTAACTTGGTCGCCCGATGGCAAGCAGCTTGCGTTTACCATGTTTGTTTCTCAAAAAGCCCCTGTTGTTATAAAAATGCCAGCTAAACCCAAAGGCGCAACTTGGGCAAAACCGGCGAGAATAACAGATAGATTGAAGCATGAAGCCGACGGAAAAGGGTATATGGAACCGGGGTTTACGCACATTTTTACAATTCCCGCTGAAGGCGGAACCGCAAGACAAATCACTTCTGGGAATTATAACCATAGTGGCAATTTTTCATTCTCACCCAACGGAAAAACCATTTATTTTTCTGCTAATAGAAGCGATAATTGGGAGTATGAATTTAGGAACAGCGAAGTTTATAAAGTTAATATTGAAACCAAAAACATTACGACGCTTACCTCACAAACCGGACCGGATTATTCGCCAAAAGTATCTCCAGACGGAAAAACCATTGCTTTTTTATCGTATAAAGACAAGGTGCAGGCATTTCAAACCATGCAACTTAATGTTATGAATACAGATGGGAGCAATCGGCGTATTATATCTTCAAGTTTAGACCGCAGCGTATCTAATATTTCTTGGGACAACTCGGGTAAAGGCTTGTATTTTACATACGATGATAAGGGGAATTCTAAAATCGCTCATATTACTACTTCAGGAAGAATAACAAAGCTTGCCGATAATATGGGCGGCACAACAATTGGTCGTCCTTATGCTTCTGGCTCCTATTCGGTGTCTAATAATGGCACTATTGTTTTTACCAAATCTACGCCAAATTACCCTGCGGAATTGGCTGTTATTCAGAATAAAAAATCAGTAAAGAAAATAACAAATTTGAATGCCGATATTTTAGATTATAGGCAATTGGGGCAAACCGAAGAAGTTTGGTACAAATCGAGTTTTGATGGTCGAGATGTTCAGGGTTGGATTGTAAAACCACCTTTTTATGATGCGTCGAAAAAATATCCGTTGTTGGTGGAAAATCATGGTGGACCTATTCTAAATTATGGCGATCGTTTTACCGCAGAAATCCAATTATATGCCGCTGAAGGTTATGTGGTTTTTTACCCCAATCCTCGCGGAAGTACAAGTTATGGTGAGGAATTTGCAAACTTGTTATACAATAATTACCCCGGCGAAGATTATAATGACGTTATGGATGGTGTTGATTATTTGGTTGAAAAAGGCATCGTAGATAACAACAAGCTTTTTGTTACGGGCGGAAGCGCGGGCGGTATTATGACCACGTGGATTATAGGGAAAAATTACCGATTTAAAGCTGCCGTGGTGGCGAAACCCGTTATAAACTGGATTAGCAAAACCTTGGTTGCCGATAATTATTACGGTTATGCTAACTCGCGTTACCCTGGGCAACCTTGGGAAAACTTTGAAACCTATTGGAAGTTTTCGCCCATATCGTTGGTTGGTAATATTGAAACGCCCACGATGGTTATGGTTGGGATGAATGATTTACGTACGCCCCCAAGTGAAGCGAAACAACTCTATCATGCCTTAAAATTGCGAAAAATTGAAACGGTTTTAGTTGAAATTCCTGGAGCTTCTCACGGTATTGCCAGCAAACCAAGTAACTTAATAAGTAAAGTGGCGCACACTTTGGCTTGGTTTAAAAAATATAATGAATAG
- a CDS encoding exodeoxyribonuclease III, whose translation MKIISYNVNGIRAAINKGFIDWLKSANPDVVCLQEIKAMKEQLDLSLFEDAGYKYNYWFSAQKKGYSGVAILSKIKPNHVEYGTGIESMDFEGRNLRADFNGVSVMSLYLPSGTNDARLNHKLKYMAMFQDYTDTLKKDIPNLIICGDYNICHEEIDIHNPKMKGVSGFLPVEREWIGDFIDSGFIDSFRFLHPELQQYSWWSYRANARANNKGWRLDYAMVSLPLQENIKRAVILSDAVHSDHCPILLEIEI comes from the coding sequence ATGAAAATTATATCATATAACGTAAACGGCATTCGCGCCGCCATTAACAAAGGCTTTATCGACTGGTTAAAAAGTGCCAATCCAGATGTGGTTTGCCTGCAAGAGATTAAAGCCATGAAAGAGCAGTTGGATTTAAGTCTGTTTGAAGACGCAGGCTATAAGTACAACTATTGGTTTAGTGCCCAAAAAAAGGGCTATAGCGGTGTAGCCATTTTAAGTAAAATAAAACCCAATCATGTAGAATATGGTACAGGCATCGAGTCTATGGATTTTGAAGGACGAAACCTGCGTGCCGATTTTAATGGGGTTTCTGTAATGAGCCTGTATTTACCATCGGGCACAAACGACGCACGATTAAACCATAAATTGAAATACATGGCTATGTTTCAAGACTATACCGATACGCTGAAAAAGGACATTCCGAATCTGATAATTTGTGGCGATTACAATATTTGTCATGAAGAAATAGACATCCACAACCCTAAAATGAAAGGCGTTTCTGGATTTTTACCCGTAGAACGCGAATGGATTGGCGACTTTATAGATAGCGGATTTATTGACTCCTTCAGGTTTTTACATCCCGAATTACAGCAATATAGTTGGTGGAGTTACCGCGCCAATGCCCGTGCCAATAATAAAGGTTGGCGTCTAGATTACGCCATGGTTTCACTGCCATTACAAGAAAACATTAAAAGAGCCGTTATACTTTCTGACGCTGTGCATAGCGATCATTGCCCCATATTATTAGAAATTGAAATTTAA